A window of Vigna unguiculata cultivar IT97K-499-35 chromosome 4, ASM411807v1, whole genome shotgun sequence contains these coding sequences:
- the LOC114181493 gene encoding UDP-glycosyltransferase 83A1-like: MSNVPVVLVLPYPAQGHVNPLMILSQKLVENGCKVVFVNTEFDHKRVVSSFGAQQHSTKHEEESMMKLVSVPDGLGADEDRNDLGKLCDALQKTMPKELEKVIENMHLKSDNNKMSFIVADLGMAWALDVGRKFGMKGAIVWPASATTFALIRSLPSLIHDGSLDSDGVRLTTKKTIQISPSMAEMNTGDFFWLNLGDKINGKTMFKYIIHCCQSLNLTEWWLCNTTHELEPGALSFVPNILPIGPLLRSYDTKIGTTRAIGQYWEEDLSSMSWLDEQHHGTVLYVAFGSFTLFDQNQFNELALGLVLTNRPFLWVIREDNKMEYPHEFKGHNGKVVSWAPQQKVLSHPAIACFVSHCGWNSTIEGLSNGVPFLCWPYFGDQIQNRKYICDELEVGLGFDKDKNGVVSCKEVKLKVEQLLGDENVKSRSLELKEKLMNNIVKGGASSENLNRFVKWLKE, translated from the exons ATGAGCAATGTTCCAGTTGTGCTGGTGCTACCTTATCCAGCACAGGGACACGTGAACCCCTTGATGATCCTGTCACAGAAATTGGTCGAAAATGGTTGCAAAGTGGTTTTTGTGAACACAGAATTCGACCACAAGCGAGTGGTGAGTTCCTTTGGAGCGCAACAACATAGTACGAAGCATGAGGAAGAATCGATGATGAAGTTGGTTTCGGTGCCTGATGGGTTAGGAGCTGATGAAGACAGAAACGATTTGGGGAAGCTGTGTGATGCTCTGCAGAAGACGATGCCGAAAGAACTGGAGAAAGTGATAGAGAATATGCATTTGAAAAGTGATAATAACAAAATGAGCTTCATTGTTGCAGATCTTGGAATGGCTTGGGCGTTGGATGTTGGCAGAAAATTTGGAATGAAAGGAGCAATAGTGTGGCCTGCGTCAGCTACAACGTTTGCCTTAATTCGCAGTCTTCCCTCTCTTATTCACGATGGGTCCTTAGATTCTGATG GAGTGAGATTAACAACAAAAAAGACAATTCAAATATCACCAAGTATGGCTGAAATGAACACAGGAGACTTTTTTTGGCTCAACTTgggagacaaaataaatggtaaGACAATGTTTAAGTATATAATACACTGTTGTCAAAGCTTAAATTTGACAGAATGGTGGCTCTGCAACACTACACATGAACTTGAACCTGGTGCACTATCATTTGTTCCTAATATTCTGCCAATTGGTCCATTATTAAGAAGTTATGACACTAAAATTGGTACCACAAGAGCAATTGGACAATACTGGGAAGAAGATCTCTCTTCCATGAGTTGGCTTGATGAACAACATCATGGTACTGTGTTGTACGTTGCATTTGGTAGTTTCACTCTTTTTGACCAAAACCAGTTCAATGAACTTGCCCTTGGACTGGTCCTCACCAATAGACCTTTTCTTTGGGTTATAAGAGAAGACAATAAAATGGAATACCCTCATGAATTCAAAGGGCACAACGGTAAGGTAGTTAGTTGGGCTCCTCaacaaaaagttttaagtcatCCTGCTATAGCATGTTTTGTCAGTCACTGTGGTTGGAATTCTACCATAGAAGGTTTGTCTAATGGGGTGCCTTTTTTGTGTTGGCCATATTTTGGAGACCAAATTCAGAACAGAAAATACATTTGTGATGAGTTAGAGGTTGGGTTGGGATTTGACAAAGATAAAAATGGAGTTGTGTCATGCAAGGAGGTAAAATTGAAAGTGGAACAACTCCTCGGCGATGAGAACGTGAAATCAAGGTCTCTTGAGTTGAAGGAGAAACTTATGAACAACATAGTCAAAGGAGGTGCATCATCGGAGAACCTTAATAGGTTTGTCAAGTGGCTTAAAGAGTAG